TCGGACGTCGCTACCGGGATCTGAAGGTCATAGTCGCGCACCTCGGATACCCGTGGGTGGATGAAGGGGTCGCGGTCGTCGCGAAACACCCCAACTTCTACGCCGAGATGGCCGGATGGACCGCCTGGGGACCTGAAGTCCTGGCGGGCGCCCTTTCGAAGCTCAAGGAACTCGGCGCGATAGACCGGGTGGTGTACGGATCGGACAACACCGACGCCAGGGACCTCTACCGTGAGGCCCGCCGGACGGCACGCGAACAGGGCACCGAGATCACCGATGAGGAGATGGCCGGGATCATGGGCGGTACGGCTGCGGAACTCTTCCGGATCAGCGCGTAGCCGCCGTTCTCTCGCTCGGGCGCCGGATGCCCACAAAGACGAAGGAAGTGGATGTGGCCGGTGTGGACGTGACCGACCGGCGTTCGATCGCCGCCCTGGCGGATCTGGCGGTTGCCCACGCGGGTGGGATTGACATATGGGTCAACAATGCCGGTATCTACCCGGATGATGCCCTGCTCGACATCGACGACGACCAGTGGGACGGCGTACCGAATGTCAATCTGCGGGCACCTACCTCGGCGCCCGGGAAGCAGCCACGCGAATGATCGCCCGCCGGGAGGGTGGCGTCATCATCAACATCTCCACGGCGCCTGCGTACGTTCGGGAAGGCGCTCCGCACTACGTGGCCTCCAAGCTGGGGGTGGTGGCGCTCACCAGGCGGATGGCGGCTGAACTGGGAGCGCACGGGATCCGGGTTCTGGCTCTGGCCCCTACGGTCATTCTCACTCCGGGAATGGAGGAGTCGGCTGAGGAGGGCGGCTGAGACCTCGGGGACCTTGCCGAGCAAATGAGCCGGGAGTTGCCGCTGGGCCGCGCCGGCGTGCCTGACGATGTCGCCCTGGGTCGCCTTGTTCTGTGCATCCGATCTCGCAAGCTTCATGATCGGCTCCGAGGTCCGTGTCGACGGTGGTGACAAGCACGGGGGACAGACGTAGCGATTCAGTAAGGGTCGTCGGCGAAGTCCCACGCCCGCAGTTCGCCGGGTTCGAGCCGGACCAGCGTTCCGGGCGGAAGTGCGGCAATGTAGTCGTCGACTTCGGGCGCTGGGACATAGCGCTCGACGATCCGTCGGTCGACATCGGGATCCTGCGGCATCAGTTGAGCGAAACCGCGGACCTCGAGACCGCGGAGCGGAGATTCAGCCTCTGCCACCACCACCGACGCCCTCGGGTCCCGCCTGAGGTGCCTTGCCTTCACATCGTTGAGGCCGATGGCGATATTGAATCCGCCCTCGCGCCACTCGAACCACACGGGCGACAGCCGGACCAGACCGTCCTGGCCGTAGGTCGCGAGCGTCGCCAGGAGAGGGCGATCGAACAGGTCACCCAGATCCTCGACGGCCAGACCGGTACGCATGCCCGGATTCTACGCCACCCCGCCAGAGGGATGCCGGATCGAGTCCCGAGCGTGCGGATCGGTCGTCGGCAGGCGTAGCCTTTGACCAGCGATCCGCTGCCACTACCGTCCCGGAGCGATCCACCCCGTCAAAGCGAGCTCGGAAACCCGAACGACAGGAGCACCCACATGGTTACCGTCGACTGCCATCACTACATCGGTTTGACGCCGAGCCAGGTTCCCAAGTGGTGGATGGATGAGATGTACCTGCCATACGGTGGCACGGGTGTTTCCCGGTATGGCCAGGACATCGTGGACATGATCGACGACGCCGGAATCGACATCGCGATCGTGCAGGGCGGCGACATCCGGCGTACCACCTCACATCCGGACCATCCCGGCGACCACGGGGTATACATCCCCAACGAGTGGATCGCCGAAGAGGTGGCGAAACACCCGGACCGGCTCCGCGGTCAAGTAGCGGTCGATCCGCTGCGCGATCCGCAGGATGCCCTGGCCGAGACTGAGTACTTCATCAAGGAGCACGGGTTCGTGGCCCTGGCCCTCAAGACCGCCTACCACGACCACGCCATCAACGACCGCCGGGTATATCCCTTCTACGAGAAGTGCATCGAGCTCGACGTTCCCGTGGATCTCTTCACGGGGTGGACGCCGATCATCAACGCTCCCATGAAGTATTCGAATCCGATCCTGCTGGACGACGTGGGTAGGGAGCTCCGCAATCTGAAAGTGGTCTTCTACCTGGCCTTCCCATGGATCGATGAGGGAATCGCCGTAGCTGCCCGCCATCCGAACTTCTACATGGACCTCGCGTGGTTCGGAGGGGGGAGCGCGGAGCAGCTTTACGACGCGCTGCTGAAGATCAAGGACTTCGGGGCTATCGATCGGGCCCTGTACGGGTCGGACGGGAACGACAAGATCAGGATCGGCAAGAACGTGGCGACGGTCCCCGAGCTCTTCCGCGCCGTGAACGAGGTCGCCGAGAGGCGGGGTACGGCTGAAATCTCAGACGACGAGATGGAGGCCATCATGGGGGGCACCGCCAACCGGCTGTACAAGCTCGGCTTGTAGGAGCTCCTCCTAGACACGGTCCGGCCGGCGCCGGAGTATAGGAAAAAGAGGCGCTGCCCCTCCTTTCGGAGAGGCAGCGCTCTATCGGTCGAGAACTCGCTTCTAGCAGTCCAGCAATGAGGATCCGCAGCCTTCGTAGGCAGACTCGAGGATCGAGATGTCGTAGACGTCGGCGGCGTCCGGAACCGATTCAAGCCCGGTAGCCGTCAGCACGTAACCGTTCTGGATGTTCTGGATCTGGTCGAGATCGAACCAGAACAGGCCCTTCTCATCGGTGAGGGGGCTGGTCATCAGGGGTATCTGTGCTTCATGGATGGGGAACTGGTCCTCGAGGACCAGGCCGAGATCGACCCCGCCCCACGTGTTCATCACCAGATCGATCGCGTGGGCGGGATCGTTGAAGGCGTACTCCCAGCCCCTGATGTTGGCCCGGAGGAAGCCCACGATCGCTTCGCGATTGTTGTCCATGAACTCTGTCGTAGTGAAGAATAGGTCCTGGTAGGCGGGCAGACCCATCTCGCTGAACGTCCAGCTGACGTTGCAGATCCCCTGCGCGTTCAGCGGGAGGGGATGGCTGTTGACCCAGATCAGCATGCCGTCGACCGTTCCATCGACCACCGGCGACATGTCCCAGCCGGCGGGAATCAGCTCGTAGGTGCCGGGCTCCAGCCCGTTGGCGGTCAGCAACGCGTCGATCAGGAACCCGTCGGTGGTGCCGCCTGCGATCTTCTTTCCGGCGATATCGGCCGGCGAGTTGATCGGGTTGTCGCAGAGCGAGCCGATGCCTGTCGGGTCGGACTGCATCCTGACGCCGAACACCACGAAGTCCGCTCCCTCGGACATGGCCAGAGCGAGCGAGAACGGATCGGTGACGCCGATATCGGCAGCTCCACCCGCAACCACCTGGGTCGAGTTGGGCACGTTCGGGCCACCGTGCTCGATGGTGACGTTGATGTTCTCGTCATCGAAGAAGCCCTGTTCGACGGCCTCGTAGAGCCCCATGAAGCCGGGATCGGCGATCCAGCTCAGCCGCAGCCTTATGTCGGTCGGCTCGGCAGGAGCGGGTGCCGCGGTGGTAGTCGGGGCGGCCGTGGTGGTCGTAGCTGCCGCAGTGGTCTCGGTCATCTCGGCCTCGGTCGTGGTCGGCGCGGCCGTAGTGGTCGGCGCGACCGTGGCCTGCGTCGCCTGCGTCTCGGCAGTCTCGTCACCTCCGCAGGCGACCCCCAAGAGCGCGAGGAGCGCCACTACCGATATCCATTTGACCCGCTTCCTCTGGGTGATCATGCGTCCTCCTCCTGGTCGTCGTACTTCGACATTTCG
This bacterium DNA region includes the following protein-coding sequences:
- a CDS encoding amidohydrolase family protein, with protein sequence MVTVDCHHYIGLTPSQVPKWWMDEMYLPYGGTGVSRYGQDIVDMIDDAGIDIAIVQGGDIRRTTSHPDHPGDHGVYIPNEWIAEEVAKHPDRLRGQVAVDPLRDPQDALAETEYFIKEHGFVALALKTAYHDHAINDRRVYPFYEKCIELDVPVDLFTGWTPIINAPMKYSNPILLDDVGRELRNLKVVFYLAFPWIDEGIAVAARHPNFYMDLAWFGGGSAEQLYDALLKIKDFGAIDRALYGSDGNDKIRIGKNVATVPELFRAVNEVAERRGTAEISDDEMEAIMGGTANRLYKLGL
- a CDS encoding ABC transporter substrate-binding protein, producing MITQRKRVKWISVVALLALLGVACGGDETAETQATQATVAPTTTAAPTTTEAEMTETTAAATTTTAAPTTTAAPAPAEPTDIRLRLSWIADPGFMGLYEAVEQGFFDDENINVTIEHGGPNVPNSTQVVAGGAADIGVTDPFSLALAMSEGADFVVFGVRMQSDPTGIGSLCDNPINSPADIAGKKIAGGTTDGFLIDALLTANGLEPGTYELIPAGWDMSPVVDGTVDGMLIWVNSHPLPLNAQGICNVSWTFSEMGLPAYQDLFFTTTEFMDNNREAIVGFLRANIRGWEYAFNDPAHAIDLVMNTWGGVDLGLVLEDQFPIHEAQIPLMTSPLTDEKGLFWFDLDQIQNIQNGYVLTATGLESVPDAADVYDISILESAYEGCGSSLLDC
- a CDS encoding pyridoxamine 5'-phosphate oxidase family protein, translated to MRTGLAVEDLGDLFDRPLLATLATYGQDGLVRLSPVWFEWREGGFNIAIGLNDVKARHLRRDPRASVVVAEAESPLRGLEVRGFAQLMPQDPDVDRRIVERYVPAPEVDDYIAALPPGTLVRLEPGELRAWDFADDPY